The segment ATTGAAGATATACATTAGAGATTTCTTATTCTAATTTAGTATAGTTGAATTACAACACTTCTCTTAAGCTTGAGTCTCTTTCATTCTCATTTTGTACTTCTAAAACTAAATGTATTCATTCTGAAGTTATTTTGGTTCTCTACATCTCGAAGCTCTTTTGGATCTCAACAATTAAAGCTCATCATTCTTGAGCTCAACCATTCCAGAGCTCAATTTCTGGAGTTTTCAAAGCTCAACCATTTTGGAGCTTCTTGAGATTTCAAAGCTTGACTATATGTGACTTTTTAAAGCTGATTGTGAGGTCTATATAGATGTCGCCACTATATGCATGATGCCCAAAGTACTTTTCAAGGCCCAAAACTATCTTTTGTGGGTGACTTCATAAGAATTTCTACAAGCCACTACTCAAACCTACAATACTAAATTTAGATTTCTCCATGTTCTTCCAACTCTCTTATGAAGTGATGCATGATCTCTATGTGTTTGCTTCATTCATGAAAAAAAAGGATTCTTTTTCAAGTCTATCaatgatattataaaatatagtCATACCATCTTCTTGTTTTTCATTGAAATCTATTAGGACCTTTCATAAGTAGGTAGTCTAACATGCCACTACATTTGCTACAATAAGTTTTGTAGTTTCATGTAACTTTTGCTTTGACACCTACATCTTCTCCTCTAGTTGTTGTTTTGGATGAGGACGTTTGTAAAAATGAGGAGTTTTTTTCCCAAAAAGGcttttttcatattttttgaatGTGGCCTCACCTCATTGATTTAAACCTTTATATCTCCAAGAAATTGTATCTTGTTATGGAGGGTTATATGGGGTTCTTCatggttttttttattatatataattgTTAATCATGATGTTATTCTAAattttctctcttggttttgggaTAGCTTTCCCTTCTCCTCAAGCCTTGGTTGTCCTTGTTTAATCCAACCACCAAGTTCTTTCACCAACTTCCAATTTATATTCACCCCCCAAATCTCTCACTTGCTTTATGTTTTATGCTACTACTATGTTTCCTCATACCACCTACACTCATATCCTTATGGAGTTGAACTTGTATTCTTCTCTCCTAGAGTTGAAGTGGTTTTTCAAGTTGGGGACTTCTCGTGGAGCAACATTTTGATTATGAAGGCATCCCTTTTTGGTGTCAGTAAAAATTTTCTACTAGTCACTTGGCTTTAGCTTGTCCTCACATGAAGGTTTCATGTTCCTCCTCTTAGTGGAAGAATGATAATAATGATATTCTCATGGTGTTGGGTTCTAAGCTAGACTCTGATTTAGAGGCCCTTGTTCCTCATATTGGTATCATGATGATGGTTCATAATCCACTCATTCCTCTAGTTGTTCCTATTATCTTCTAATTCTTAAAGGTTCTATGAGTGAGCCCCCTGCAACTTGTACGACCCCTCTTCTATATTGCTCTTCTCTAATTCATCTCCCCACTTATTGATTGTCTCCCACTAAAATCAAAGAAATTTTTTATTCTCCCACCTCTCTATTATCTAGTGGTGAGTATATCAAATCTTTTTGTAATATTTTCCAATGTAGGAAGAAATATTTTCCAAATTATATCTCATATTTTAATGCTTAGATTAGCGGGTGTACACTTCTTTAGTATTTGTATAATTATTTAGTAGTGTTACTTGTTAGTTATTTGTAATCAACAACTTTGCTTTTGGACTCTCTTTGTTGTTTAGGTTTATACTTGTATTTTGAGCATACCATGATTGCTAGTAGCTTTATATAGGGTTGGGAACCTGCTTCATTTTCCAACATTATTTTTTATAAGTTTGGGCCCCTTTTCCCAacttatctaataaaaaacattTCCACAAGTTAAACACAAAAAGTGTTATCATATAGTCAAAATCAATTAGAATGTCTTATTCAAACTTTTCATTATTGACTCTTTTGATTTAGACTGaattacatattttttattttattagtttaatTAAAATGATATCATAATATAGTAGAAAGGTGAAACTTATTGCTTTTCCTTACATATAGTTTGCATACAACATGAAGTAGACTTATAAAGCTTTACATACATTATGTATATAcagatataatattaatatatatgttataatataaataatattaaattgattaataatatatattagaaAAAACGGGTTAAAATGTTTTGTAAAGTGAATAATTGATAATTAGCTTCTAAATATGTATTATATATTATGCTTGTTTATATTAAAAACAAGGTTATAAGgtagtgattttaaaaaaaaattaaataaataaaatctgtaCATTCACTAGAAATAATTATGGAATGATATTTTAGCTGCTATACTAAAAAAACTCTCTTTATAACCAAAATCATTCATTTCAAAAAGTAGTTTCATCTGGAAAGAAGGAAATTCGACCAAATAATTAAACAAGGTAGATAACAAAATTTACGCTTCCAGGTTTTCTAACTTCTAAAATGGAAGTCATTGACCCGCCCCATCCATGTGAATTCCCATGGGATTGAACAGCTGAGATGGTTGTTATTCAGTCGCAATCCATTCAGAAAAGTAGAGTTGAAAAGATTGTTTGGAACTGGTTTTAAGAAAATGTCGAGATCTCAGTCCTCCCAGAGTTAATGCAGCAGTATGCAAACAAACTTCACTGTAATGAAAGAGTTTGAATAACCACCACTTTTGAATGATTTTATTGAATGGAGAAGACATTGTTGGATGGAATAAACAATTcaaattagtttttataatcaTCAATCCATTTTTGGATGATCATTATCTCTTTTTGTCGTTGCTCTTTAAGCCAGACTGGATCGTCACTGGCACTTGGTTTTGCAACGTCTTGCCCATGTATTCCTGCGTGACATTCAATTCTCTTAAGATAAAAACATTTCTATTTGATGTGGGggaaggaaaataaataaattcacAACCAACTTACCCTCTTCCGTGGTAATGGCTACAATGGTCTCAGAAATATTCGCCAACACACTGAAATTCCATTCACAACATGCCCGGTTAACTGAAGGTAAAAGATGATACAAAATTTAATGGGCATGAAATCTGAGAAAAAGAACCACTTACCCTCCACTACTCCATGGATCTCTTAACCCATTGGAGAAAATGATATTGCTTCCAAAATCTTTCAACACTCTTTTAATGTCCTGCGCCTATCTTGACAAAAATCAATCCCAAGCCAAACTGTGATGTCTGTTATACTGTGTAACGTAGCTGTAAAGAGATCTCAACAAAATTAGATAGTAGAGCAAAATTTACACACATGTCCTCCAAATTCAGTGGTTATCCAGTGGTGGCGTGGGTAGGCTCCGAGTTTAAGGTAGCAATCCCTGGCGTAGGAGTCGAAATCAAAGTTGGAGAGTGGAAACATTGTCGTGCCAGGATAATTGGTAGTTGGAGACACCAAGTCAGTGCATATCTGTGGGTTAAGAAAAGCTGTTAGACATGCAGCCTAATTTCTCATCATTCTAATACTTAAGAGAAAGAATGCTCAAGACCTGCCAAAACCATCCGGAAGAATTAAAATCCGGGGGACTCAAATCCAAGCATAGGCCTCTTTGTCTGTAATTCACTGCAGCCGCTATTCTGCTAACAGTGTCTGCATTTCCCGGTAGGCTATTGATAGCGTTGCAGATCTGCAGAAAGCCCACGTTACATAATAGGTAGAACTAAGTTAATGAGTAATAAGAAGTTTTGGGTAGCGAAATTACTCCTTTAACTTTTTCGAAATCATACTGTGCCGCGCCATTGTACATTAACTCAAGCTCATTGTATAATGCGTCCTTATCCGTAATATTCCTGCACCAGGGATACCCGGTCAACAGATTTTGATTACAGGCTGCTCATAATATAAGGCATGAAAAGACCGTTGATACTACTTTACTCGCAAGTGTTAAATAGTTTGCTTAGGTTTAGCAAGCCTTGAGGGCTAGACGCGATTTTGTCCATCATAGCCCACGATTCATTAATTCTTCTGTAGCAGGTCTCGCTTACATCCTGCGCCATGTTCTCAAAGTCAAATTTAATCATAATAAGGGTGAGATTAAGCTCTGAGAGATGAATGAAAATACCCTGAAATCCTTGGTGACAACACTTTCATATCCATAAGTGGGAGCGGTGTCGTCGAGGTAGAGTATAGGTGCAGATGATGCAAGGGCGCCGATTGTTATGTGGGGATACTTGAGGCGAAACCATGCAGCTAGCACTGCAACAATACCACTTCAATCATTGAATCCCACTTACTTTCAAAGATAGAATATAGATAGGTTCATGTGAAAGAAATCATACTTACTTCCACCATAGGATCCACCAAACACCACGACTGGACAATTCTCAGCCTTTAATTTTTTCTTCAAATCGACAATGACGGTGGCATAATCGGCCAAGGCCTGTGTGGATGTGAAATAACCCTTTGTACTCGCGTTTGCATACGCTTCCTTCTCTCCCCCGAATGGCATTGACGTCCCATAATAACGGTGCTACATACCTTGCCACAATTAGCCCTAATAAAATACTTATCAAagtggaaaaccaaagaaaatgATTGAATATAACACGCACAGAATATGGAATTAATGAGAAACTGTAATAGTACCTCTATGTAGACCACAAGAGCTTTGAACCTAGGAGCCTGATCGATTAAAATGCCCACGGTTAAGTCGTATGTAATATCATTTACCGCACCCAACCATACAAATATGGGAGAATTGTTTTGAGCGCCGCCCCAGTTGGACTTGTTTACGAAATATCTCTGCGGAAACGTCTGATAGCTCTGTGGCGTGTATGCAAAATGATCTAGAATTTGGGTATAGTTGTACGAAGGCATACTTGGACTCGAAACCTGAGAATTAGGGATTCGAGATCTCCTAAACTTCTCAGGAAAAATCCCATGCAGCCGATTCTTCCTGAGAGTGGATGGCGTCCCACTATGCCCACCAACTCCCAAAACGCAAACCATGACCAGCAGAATCGTACACAGAAGTCCAAATTTCAAAGGATGGAATTCCATTTCGTATTCTTCTATAGAATACTGTTCtgaatttttttctcaaatatAAACAGATATATCTATCACATGTAATATACGGCAACCATGTCAACGAAACAAACATATCTTTTTTTAAACAATTTAGAGAATTATatatcaaatttaatattgcagggAGATTTATAACAATTATAATACACTTTCAGCCGGGGATACCAAGCACCTGGAGCAAATTAATAACAGAAATGACTCCTCGTAAACACGTAATTGACAAGAACAATGCAGGTCACAACTTTACAAATAATTTAGGGTGGACGATGTGTTCTATAAATAGAATTATTTAGATAAAAAATTAATCACTATTTAATACGATAGAGATTGTTGTTCTGAtgttggcaagaaaatcaaataaaacaaGAGCTATATGCAGCTGGAGTCCCTGTCTTTTGTCGGGATGGGAGATTGTTCTATATGTTATGTGTTTTTTGTTTGGAGATCATCATTTCTATCACTGTTGAGCATGCCATAGAAGTGAAACCATCTAATCTACTCAGTGGCCTATATTCATTACAGTTATGTCTCAacacttaaaaaatcaaaaaaataatcatAAGGTATAAGGTTTaaggtaataaaaaaaaaagattagaGAAATTAATCAAAAGGTTTAAGCTAACTCATTGTCATACACAATTGATTCAAACCCATAATATAAATATTGAATAGAATAGATCAACTAAACAAGTGAATCATAAGCCACAAATTGTGGAAGTTGGGTTgtgtggtagtgatgtgtttgttCGAAGTGTTCTGGCTATAGTGCACACATAGAAAAGTTGGTACCATGGTAATTTTTGTTGGTGTAGAATGTCGCGATCTTATTTTGGCTAGGAAGTTAATGATAGACATTGGTCATAATTTCAAGAAAGGAGGGAGGCACATGTACTGCATCAGGACATACATGGTGAGTATTCATGGGAAATCGAGTGAAGAATTTTGATTTGGAGACACCTATTTAGGGATTACCAAGGAGTTTGGTAAAGGAAGAGGGCATCATCCTCCCTACTCATGCTAGAGCAAGACTTCCAAGGAAAGCACAAAGAGGTGACTAAATTATTTTGAGTCAAATGCCTTAGTTAAAAAGAAAAATGGTTAGTTGTGTAGTAATAATCTTCCTCAATtaaaaagagaaaagaaggttGGGATTAGTAATGAATTATTTTCTCTAACAATGTGAAGTGGGCCTCCATTGCGAAGTTGGCAAAGTTTCAAAGAGATTTTTAGTTTCCACAAAATTGGGTCAATATGTTGATGAGGCATCCTAGGATTTTTCATGTTTCAAACAAGAATGATAGCCATAGTAGTTCTTAGATATGGTCATGTTCAATCCAAGCTTGTTGAGAAGGATCCTTTGGTTTTTGCAAAGGATAATTTTGGGGAACTCATGCAGAAGGGTTGTATGAGTTTACTGGGAGGCAAAGGAAAGTGGTTTTGGAGAAGAGAACAGTAAATAGACATCTGTAGAAGATGAACAATGATTTTATGAAGCTAGGAAGGGAGATTTCTTATAATGGGGTAGAAGGAAAAGAAGGGAAGTatcaaaaagttgcaaaatgaagGTTTCAGAAAGCATGGCTTGGGCCTAATGCAAGATGAGTCCTACAAATTGCTTATTAAAAAACTATGCCATAAACTTATATCTACACTTTATATGAATTCAGCCAATTTTTAGGTCAACTTCAAATGCATTTTGAGCTAAATGATAGGATTGAGGACTCATGTTACTTCAAAGGCACATTAAGAATTTACATGCAATGCAAATCTAGTGACAATAGTGAACTCACCTAAGCAAGAAACAAGAGAAATTTCATTTCAATGGCTAAATGATAGCACATTGCCTTCTTGGCCACTTGCTTTTAGCATGGTAATTGTAAATGCTCTTAAAAAACATAAATTTTACACCATGAAAACATTTTGGTCAAATGGGTAGATAGTATTATATGTTAAATCTAGATATTGTTTAAAAATGTTATGATTTTAATCTAAATATTAATAGTATacattaaaaatcatgtaaatcttttagaatattaaattttaatatatcaaAAGATTAAAATTAACCTTGAAGAACAAAATAAAAGAGTGAGCTAATAACACATGCTACTATGAAGTATGGCTACATTAGAGTTCTACTGGTCCAGATGATGAATATATAGGGGTATAGCCTCTTCTAATTTGATTTATCTACTCGGGATCAATTTTGTCTCCactaaaatgtcaaaatcttgtcaaaatcttaTCAAAAATTGGTTCCTCATCATTTGCTATCCATTCCAAAGTTGTATTAAGTTATTTTTACTAATAGTAAggcataaaatgtcataaataagTTCACAAATAAATTTTGATATCTAATCATAAAATAGCAAGACAAGATTCTAAAATCAATTTGGAAACTAATTTAACCAACATATATTaaagtattcttttattcttttaaaaaattaatttcttcacagctaaacataaaaaattaaaatgaattcAGAAGTCAATTTAACTATTATTTAGGTcgaattttattttgaaaacttATTTAAgggttaaataaattaattattaaattatttaacaaAAATTAACATTAAGTCCTAGTAGCAAAAATATGAAATTaccaaaaatttaaaataaaagaagaaattcaTCTCAACATGAAAcatgaaattgaaaaaaaagttTTGAAAATCTCTGAAACTTGCCTTAAAATATTTGGACTTGAAAAATTTGCTCTACAATCTAGAGCAAATCCTTCTCAACAATCTCTCTTTTCTAGCAAAATAAacttatgcaaatgccaacaaaaacaaaggcaaacattttAATGTTCAAAAAGTTACCTAAAATCATAAAATATGGTTGAACTGGGTGATTTATTAGTCAACCTCAAGATTAAGTACAATTCTTTCTAGTTTCAAGTGTTATTTAAAGAGATGTTTGGGAAAAACTAGGCCAAAACCCTTCCCTGCCAAGTCCATGAAAAAAACTACAATTTTATTGTTCTATTTGtttacttcttctctttccttttatttttttccAGTCATTACAAATTCACCTACAATGATAAATTTTCCCCAAAAAatgaattgttaaaaaaaaaaaaaaaacctgaaTGTTAGAAACAAAGCCATAAAAAATAAATGATGTATGGTGGTTGCATAAGGAATATAAGCTGATAGAATATGAGAGATACTAATCACATTGAAGGTATACATTAGATATTTATTCTTCTAACTCAAGATAATTGAATTCCAACACTTACCCATAATCTCATGTCTCCTTCATGTTTGTTTTGTACTTCTGGAGCTAAATCTATACATTTTAAAGCTATTTATGTGCCCTATATTCCAAATCTCTTTCAAATCCCAACTTTTCGAGATCAACCATTCCAAAGCTCACCTTCTCGAGCTCAACCACTCTAGAGCTCAACTTCTTGAGTTTCTAGAGCTTTCAAAACTTAACTATACATGATTTTTAAAGATGATTGTTCGATCTCTAGAGATGTTTCCACTATATCCATGATGCCCAAAGTGCTTCCTAGGCCCTTGAAACTATCTTTTTTAAGTGATGTCATAAAAATGTCTATGAACTGCTACTTAAActtgcaacactaaactttgattTATCCATGTTCTATCAACTCCTTTATGAAAAGATACCTAATCTCTATGTGTTTGCCTCACTCATCGAAGACTAGATTCATCTTCAAGGCAATTGATGATATATCATAAAATATATTTCTACCATCATATTGCTCTTTTTTCAAATCCGTTAGGACCCTCCATAGCCAATTATTCTAATAAGCTACTACATTTACAACTATATGTTCAACTTTATCTATAAAAAGAGAAACAAATCGGTTTTTTCTCAGATGCCCATGAAATGGCTCGTGAACCATATTAGAACACACATCTAGATGtgatctttctatcatctacacttCTTACCAATTCACTATCAATGTATCCAATTCATCTAAACTCATTTGGTGTAGTAAAGAAATGTCATATCCATTAGTTCCATTGAAATATGTTAGGATTCTTTTACTAGCTTGTCAATGTGTCTATTTTGATGTCTCCATAAATctaaaaaatcaaacttactatatATATTATAGCAAGTTAAGTTACATTAAATTTCTTGTCAACATCAAATATAGGCTAAACACAAAGatttcaaataattaattaaaaccttAATCTATATTCAAAGGGACTTTAGATTGAGAAAAGAACTTGAATACAAAAATACATAAACTTAGAACAAAGTTACACATGTTTGGCTCCCAATTCATCAAAAAGGTCACAAAAAGGTATATGTGCTCACAAGCGATTGGAATGTCGTTCCTCATAATAATAACATAATGGTAAGATCTTCAAGATTGGATTAGAAAAATATATTAAGGCTTAGAGATTCATAGGCTTTTTAAAATGAAGATTGGTGATGGAAATCAAAATAAAGATAAATGACTAGGATCAAATATGTTGTATGATTAGGAGATGGAGGGTGAGAAAAATACAATATTTATCAATTTAGGAGAGGTTTGGGTGTTTAtggctaaatgatttaattaattcaattaaataaatcatgtgAGAGAGACTGGGCTAGAAAAATAAAAGTTAGGACTTAGAAAATTTTAAGTGTAtgtattttgtccctctttgagatgatTAACAAATAGAGGACCATCTTAAGATAGGGTTTAGGTAGTGTCAACATGATATTTCTTATGAAATCACCTTATTCTAATTTTTCAACAACACCTTTGATAGCATTTGCAATATCATTCACCCTATGTAtgtagttctcaacaccttcatcatCAACCATCCTTAAGACTCATATTTATGTTTCAAAATCATTAACCTACCTTTCTTTGTCTTGGGATCTCCTTCATATGATTGACATATTTTATTCCAGACTTTCTTAGCTTCTTTTAGTTGGATAACCTTGCCAAATACTACATCACTCAAGCAACTGAATATTTATATTCTAGCTTTTGCATTAGTTTCATGATTCATAAGTTCATCTAGAGGTTGAGGTCCATTTAGTGAAGGCATATAAATAGACTTAACAATATCCCAAATTTCATTCTATAAAGTTTCCAAATATGATTCCATCCTCTCCTTCCAATAATAGAAATTTGTACCATCAAACAATGAAGCTTTAAGATGAAGTTCTTGCACCATTCTAGATccacctcaagcaattaagctttctaAAGAGGAACCttgttctaataccaattgtttaaCCCAAGGCAGGATTGAGAGGGAGGTGTATCAGTCTGGATCTTCAAAatggattaattaaaaaatagcatTTAACCATTCCACAATAATACTAAAAacgcatcaaccatcaacacataaaTAGTACATTTACATGAAAAATCCAAacaagaaaaaaccatggtgagaatcaaacacacaatatgaataaaaatgattGCAATATCTTAGGGTAATTGCCAAGGAGTAACATGCACTtgatggacttgcaagactaaggaacACTACATTAGGGCAAGATACATGGACTTGCTCAATTGAGGCACGCTGCTTTGGGACAAGATACAAGGCATTGTTGGACCCATTGTCAATCAACAATAAaagaaatagaaaaattgatatgAGAAGGATGACCTGATCATTAAATTATCCTTGCATTtgtatcaagtgaccaacatcatgacAAACATATTTAACAACCACCATTGTCTCATCACACTATCT is part of the Cryptomeria japonica chromosome 10, Sugi_1.0, whole genome shotgun sequence genome and harbors:
- the LOC131072640 gene encoding uncharacterized protein LOC131072640, translated to MSGKERAGEGPRVSLDEESGDSNEDDEANGVGGVFSCLELVCSAAFGAFSYVLACSRVRSGSLQTCFGSCWVFKGSFGACLKEAIVFFLHLHAVSFDGGGVAFGFRCEQYSIEEYEMEFHPLKFGLLCTILLVMVCVLGVGGHSGTPSTLRKNRLHGIFPEKFRRSRIPNSQVSSPSMPSYNYTQILDHFAYTPQSYQTFPQRYFVNKSNWGGAQNNSPIFVWLGAVNDITYDLTVGILIDQAPRFKALVVYIEHRYYGTSMPFGGEKEAYANASTKGYFTSTQALADYATVIVDLKKKLKAENCPVVVFGGSYGGMLAAWFRLKYPHITIGALASSAPILYLDDTAPTYGYESVVTKDFRDVSETCYRRINESWAMMDKIASSPQGLLNLSKLFNTCENITDKDALYNELELMYNGAAQYDFEKICNAINSLPGNADTVSRIAAAVNYRQRGLCLDLSPPDFNSSGWFWQICTDLVSPTTNYPGTTMFPLSNFDFDSYARDCYLKLGAYPRHHWITTEFGGHDIKRVLKDFGSNIIFSNGLRDPWSSGGVLANISETIVAITTEEGIHGQDVAKPSASDDPVWLKEQRQKEIMIIQKWIDDYKN